Below is a window of Deinococcus multiflagellatus DNA.
GAGGGTGCCGCGCATCCCGCGTTCCAGATCCGGTTGCAGCGCCCGCCCTTCCGGGCCCAGCAACGCCACCATCTGCTCGACATGGTGGCGGTAAAAGGCCGGCGCGGTCAGTTCGGCCAGGGCCAGCAGGGCACCCAGCGCCACCACCGTCACCAGCAGGTGCCCCAGAAACAGGCGGGCAAAGAGGTTCATGCGGGCGTCCGCCGGGTGAGCGGCCCCACCGGCGCCCTCCCCGCCGCGCTCATCCGTCCTCCCGGAAGCGGTAGCCCACCCCGCGCACGGTCTCGATAAAGCGCGGCTGGTCGGGCTGCTCGCCCAGTTTGCGGCGCAGGGCGGCCATCTGCACGTCCACCACGCGCTCCACGCCCGGAAAATCCGGGCCCCACACCCGTTCCAGCAGGCGGGCGCGCGACCACACGAAGCCGGGGTGGCGCGCCAGGGTCAGCAGCAGGTCGAATTCCAGCCGGGACAGGGGCAGGTCCTGGCCGTCCAGCTGGGCGCCGCGCCGCCCCTCGTCCAGCGAAAGCCCGGCCACCGCCACGCTGGGGCCCAGGCGGGCGCGGCGCAGCAGGGCGCGCACCCGGGCCACCACCTCGCGCGGCGAAAAGGGCTTGGTCACGTAGTCGTCGGCGCCGGCGTCCAGGCCGCGCAGGCGGTCTTCTTCCTCGCCCCGGGCGGTCAGCAGCAGCAGCGGAAAGTCCGGCTGCGCGCGCCGCTGCTGCCGCGCCAGTTCCAGCCCGCTCTGGCCCGGCAGCATCCAGTCCACAATCGCCAGATCCGCGCCCGGCAGTTCGCGCTGGGCGTGCAGACCGTCGCGGGCTTCGAGCACCGTGTGGCCGTCGGCGCGCAGGTAGGCCCCCAGGATGTCCAGAATCGCGGGGTCGTCGTCAACAATCAGGATGCGGGCCATGCGTGTGTCCCCAGAGTAAGACCGGGGGTGCTCCCCCAGGCGAAAAGGCGGCGCAGGTGGGGGCCACGTGCCCACCATCCTGGCCGCCGCAGCGGGCGTCTGGCCGGAGCTCGTTTTACTTCTGGCGCAGCAGCCACACCTGAAAGGCGTACAGCTCGGCGGCCTGCGCCGTGACGATGTCGCGCGAGAGTTTCAGGATGCGGCTGTCCCCGCTTTTTTGCAGGGCGAGGCTGGCCATCTCCAGCGCCGAGGCGTGGTGGGGACGCATGCCCTGCACGAAGGCGGGGTCCGGGTTGGCGGCCGTTTTCAGGGGCGTGACCATGCTCTTCATGTGCCCGGCCATCTGGTCGCGCCGCGCGGTGTCCAGGCCGCCCAGTGGGCCAAGCCAACCGGTCATGGCAGCGATTTCCTTGCTCTGGTCGCGAATCACGGCGGCCACCCAGGCTTTCACCTGCGCGTCTTTCACCCGGCCCTGCACCGCGCGGGCCATGTCCACGGCGCCCTGGTGGTGGGCGATCATCATGGACAGGTAAGCGCGGTCAAAGGCGCGCCCGCTCAGGGAAGACAGCGCGGCGGGGCTGGGCATGCTGCCCGTCATGGCCGCGCCGCCGTGCATGCGGTGGTCGGTCTGGGCCAGGGCGGGCAGGGGCGAGAGCAGCAGGGCCAGGGTGGTCAGGGCCAGGAGCCTGTGGTTCATGGCCCCAGGCTAGAAGGGGCGTGTTCAGTTTCTGTAAAAGGGGCCAGACGGCCCCTGTGCTTAGC
It encodes the following:
- a CDS encoding winged helix-turn-helix domain-containing protein; the encoded protein is MARILIVDDDPAILDILGAYLRADGHTVLEARDGLHAQRELPGADLAIVDWMLPGQSGLELARQQRRAQPDFPLLLLTARGEEEDRLRGLDAGADDYVTKPFSPREVVARVRALLRRARLGPSVAVAGLSLDEGRRGAQLDGQDLPLSRLEFDLLLTLARHPGFVWSRARLLERVWGPDFPGVERVVDVQMAALRRKLGEQPDQPRFIETVRGVGYRFREDG
- a CDS encoding DUF305 domain-containing protein — protein: MNHRLLALTTLALLLSPLPALAQTDHRMHGGAAMTGSMPSPAALSSLSGRAFDRAYLSMMIAHHQGAVDMARAVQGRVKDAQVKAWVAAVIRDQSKEIAAMTGWLGPLGGLDTARRDQMAGHMKSMVTPLKTAANPDPAFVQGMRPHHASALEMASLALQKSGDSRILKLSRDIVTAQAAELYAFQVWLLRQK